One region of Pseudomonas glycinae genomic DNA includes:
- a CDS encoding aspartyl beta-hydroxylase, with product MAPVNFDGWLPIRVWKTAGQWQVDWCWFGDTPLHQPFFREAVEDALHLPFNQAFRRQTPLSALMDWQTLSPGLLPSAFILHASRCGSTLISQMLARFDDHIVVSEPPPLDALLRSDLPDEERRAAIVGLLSAYGQRRRGTEQRLVIKLDAWNIGEWPLLRECFADTPWLFVYRDPLEIAVSHLRRPGLHMVPGALGDCVLDDDLPFEGREDFIARRLGRLLEAGCVHCRESAGLAVNYSELPDAMSGRLARFFGLSATQCEQALTATAQHAKQPSQPFVVDGEHKRREASALLQARIEDCARAPYAALERLRALTISPTDPPSP from the coding sequence ATGGCGCCTGTGAATTTCGACGGCTGGTTGCCGATCCGCGTCTGGAAAACCGCCGGGCAATGGCAGGTCGACTGGTGCTGGTTTGGCGACACGCCGCTGCATCAGCCGTTTTTTCGTGAGGCTGTCGAAGACGCGTTGCACCTGCCGTTCAATCAGGCGTTTCGCCGGCAAACACCTTTGTCGGCGCTCATGGATTGGCAAACGCTCAGTCCGGGGCTGCTGCCGAGCGCGTTCATCCTGCACGCCTCGCGGTGTGGCTCGACGCTGATCAGTCAGATGCTCGCCCGGTTCGATGATCACATCGTGGTCTCGGAGCCGCCGCCCCTTGATGCCTTGTTGCGCAGCGATCTGCCGGACGAAGAGCGCCGCGCGGCCATCGTCGGACTGCTCTCGGCGTACGGTCAGCGTCGGCGCGGCACGGAGCAGCGACTGGTGATCAAACTCGACGCCTGGAACATCGGCGAATGGCCGCTGCTGCGCGAGTGTTTTGCCGATACGCCGTGGCTGTTTGTCTATCGCGATCCACTGGAAATCGCCGTCTCGCACCTGCGTCGCCCCGGCCTGCACATGGTGCCGGGGGCGCTCGGCGATTGTGTGCTGGACGACGATTTGCCGTTCGAGGGCCGCGAGGATTTCATCGCCCGGCGCCTGGGGCGTCTGCTGGAGGCCGGGTGCGTGCATTGTCGTGAGTCTGCCGGGCTGGCGGTCAATTACAGCGAATTGCCCGACGCGATGAGCGGGCGGCTGGCGCGGTTTTTCGGGCTCAGCGCCACGCAGTGTGAACAGGCGCTGACAGCGACGGCGCAGCACGCGAAGCAGCCGTCACAACCCTTTGTCGTCGATGGCGAACACAAACGCCGTGAGGCATCGGCGCTGTTGCAGGCACGGATCGAAGATTGCGCCCGTGCGCCCTATGCCGCGCTGGAACGCTTGCGCGCGCTTACGATTTCGCCGACAGATCCGCCATCCCCTTGA
- a CDS encoding type II toxin-antitoxin system RelE family toxin, translating into MTYKLEFLPSAHKEWNKLGHTLRDQFKKKLAERLERPRIPADSLHGMPDCYKIKLKASGYRLVYQVIEERVVVSVVAVGKRERSDVYEKAKRR; encoded by the coding sequence ATGACCTATAAGCTCGAATTTCTGCCTTCCGCTCACAAAGAGTGGAACAAACTGGGTCATACGCTGCGTGATCAATTTAAAAAGAAGCTGGCTGAGCGTCTTGAGCGTCCGCGTATTCCGGCTGACTCGCTCCACGGCATGCCTGATTGCTACAAGATCAAACTCAAAGCGTCCGGTTATCGACTGGTTTACCAAGTGATCGAAGAGCGGGTGGTTGTCTCGGTAGTCGCCGTGGGTAAGCGCGAGCGAAGCGACGTCTACGAAAAAGCGAAAAGACGCTGA
- a CDS encoding MarR family winged helix-turn-helix transcriptional regulator, with protein MNISSAMVVAARHWRKICQTTLVNYGISEACAVPLLMIGRLGEGVRQVQVAQAAGMESPSLVRLLDQLCHAGFVCRTEDAQDRRAKCLSLTDTGRELVQAVEAQLVRLRHEVLEGIDQRDLEATLRVLRAFEAATPPTVINP; from the coding sequence ATGAATATCAGCAGTGCCATGGTGGTGGCCGCCAGGCATTGGCGGAAGATCTGCCAGACCACGCTGGTCAACTATGGAATTTCCGAAGCCTGCGCCGTCCCGTTGTTGATGATCGGGCGGCTGGGCGAGGGTGTGCGCCAGGTGCAGGTGGCGCAGGCAGCAGGGATGGAGTCGCCGTCGCTGGTGCGCCTGCTCGATCAGTTGTGTCACGCCGGGTTTGTCTGCCGCACCGAAGATGCCCAGGATCGTCGCGCCAAATGCCTGAGCCTGACCGACACCGGCCGTGAGCTGGTGCAAGCGGTGGAGGCGCAACTGGTGCGTCTGCGTCATGAAGTGCTCGAAGGCATCGACCAGCGCGATCTGGAGGCTACGCTTCGAGTACTCAGAGCTTTCGAGGCGGCCACTCCGCCAACGGTGATCAATCCGTGA
- a CDS encoding slipin family protein, producing the protein MGLQIGFVALLLLLIALAGSTFRILREYERGVVFQLGRFWQVKGPGLILLIPVVQQMVRVDLRTIVLDVPPQDVITRDNVSVKVNAVLYFRVLDPQKAIIQVEDFLMATSQLAQTTLRAVLGKHELDELLAERERLNIDIQQVLDAQTDAWGIKVANVEIKHVDLNESMVRAIAKQAEAERERRAKVIHAEGELQASEKLMQAAEMLGRQPGAMQLRYMQTLSSIAGDKSSTIVFPLPIELLKGMADLSAKS; encoded by the coding sequence ATGGGTCTGCAAATCGGTTTTGTCGCGCTGCTTCTGTTGCTGATCGCCCTGGCCGGCTCGACGTTCCGCATCCTGCGCGAATACGAACGCGGGGTGGTGTTCCAGCTCGGACGCTTCTGGCAGGTCAAGGGGCCGGGGCTGATCCTGCTGATCCCGGTGGTGCAGCAAATGGTCCGGGTCGATCTGCGCACCATCGTCCTCGACGTGCCGCCGCAGGATGTGATCACCCGCGACAACGTTTCGGTCAAGGTCAACGCGGTGCTGTACTTTCGCGTGCTCGACCCGCAGAAAGCGATCATCCAGGTCGAGGACTTCCTCATGGCCACCAGCCAACTGGCCCAGACCACCCTGCGCGCGGTGCTCGGCAAACATGAGCTGGACGAACTGCTGGCCGAACGCGAACGCCTGAACATCGACATCCAGCAAGTGCTCGACGCCCAGACCGACGCCTGGGGAATCAAGGTCGCCAACGTCGAAATCAAGCACGTCGATCTCAACGAATCGATGGTGCGCGCCATCGCCAAGCAGGCCGAAGCCGAGCGGGAGCGGCGAGCCAAAGTGATCCACGCCGAAGGCGAATTGCAGGCCTCGGAAAAACTCATGCAGGCCGCCGAAATGCTCGGTCGCCAGCCCGGCGCCATGCAGCTGCGCTACATGCAGACCTTGAGTTCGATCGCCGGCGACAAGAGCTCGACCATCGTCTTTCCGTTGCCGATCGAACTGCTCAAGGGGATGGCGGATCTGTCGGCGAAATCGTAA
- a CDS encoding YdgA family protein, translating to MNKSAGVLLGIVVAIGAISVGGAWYTGTKIEGVLNNAVASANSELQTAMAGSNGSASLELVSLERNTFSSTAHYRLKGEGEMFGEAPVELLFVDHIEHGPLPFSRLVSLKWLPVMATSHFELEKTPITEKWFAATKGAAPLKGVVNIGYDQSTTGNLELLPLETALDDKSNLKFSGLNMDISASAQAQKVKADGYMDSLHLTTVAEDQTPVQIELNGLTLASNLAKSTYGYYTGESTLELTSSKTTFGAKQSVLGVKNFEMKNRTEENGSNASGRADYKVAEVTLNDKKIGSANLAMSLKNLDIPSAMSLMQIYQTKLQPYEKAAAEAAAAGQPAPELNLTEAESTQVKADLQKLLAAGPQLALEDLSLKTANGESRANLVLDLTKPASMDLPPDQLGKQLIALLDINVLVSKPMLVDLLSVQAQIDGQTDAKAIVDQASAGADMFAGMAVGSQLATLDGTNVVTKLHYAANQVEFNGQKMTVEQFVGFLMSKFGSIEQPQ from the coding sequence ATGAATAAATCAGCAGGCGTGCTTCTCGGAATTGTTGTGGCCATTGGCGCCATCAGCGTAGGCGGGGCCTGGTACACCGGCACCAAAATCGAAGGCGTGCTGAACAATGCCGTCGCCAGTGCCAACAGCGAGTTGCAGACCGCCATGGCCGGCTCCAACGGCAGTGCATCGCTGGAGCTGGTGTCGCTGGAGCGCAACACCTTCAGCAGCACCGCGCACTATCGCCTCAAGGGCGAGGGTGAAATGTTCGGCGAAGCACCGGTCGAGCTGCTGTTCGTCGACCACATCGAACACGGCCCGCTGCCGTTCTCGCGTCTGGTGTCGCTGAAATGGCTGCCGGTCATGGCCACCAGTCACTTCGAACTGGAAAAGACCCCGATCACCGAAAAATGGTTTGCCGCCACCAAGGGCGCCGCGCCGCTCAAAGGCGTGGTCAACATCGGCTACGACCAGTCCACCACCGGCAACCTCGAACTGCTGCCACTGGAAACTGCGCTGGATGACAAGTCGAACCTGAAGTTTTCCGGCCTGAACATGGATATTTCCGCCAGCGCCCAGGCCCAGAAGGTCAAGGCCGACGGCTACATGGACAGCCTGCACCTGACCACGGTCGCCGAAGACCAGACGCCGGTGCAGATCGAACTCAATGGCCTGACCCTGGCCAGCAATCTCGCCAAGAGCACTTACGGCTACTACACCGGCGAAAGCACCCTGGAACTGACCAGCAGCAAGACCACCTTCGGCGCCAAGCAGTCGGTGCTGGGTGTGAAGAACTTCGAAATGAAGAACCGTACCGAAGAGAACGGCAGCAACGCCTCCGGCCGTGCCGACTACAAGGTCGCTGAAGTGACCCTCAACGACAAGAAGATCGGATCGGCCAATCTGGCCATGAGCCTGAAAAACCTCGACATTCCGTCGGCCATGTCGCTGATGCAGATCTACCAGACCAAGCTGCAGCCTTACGAGAAAGCCGCCGCCGAAGCTGCCGCCGCCGGCCAGCCGGCACCGGAGCTGAACCTGACCGAGGCCGAGTCCACCCAGGTCAAGGCCGACCTGCAGAAACTGCTGGCGGCCGGGCCGCAATTGGCGCTGGAAGACTTGTCGCTGAAAACCGCCAACGGCGAAAGCAGGGCGAATCTGGTGCTCGACCTGACCAAACCTGCGTCGATGGACCTGCCACCGGATCAATTGGGCAAACAGTTGATCGCGCTGCTGGACATCAATGTGCTGGTGTCCAAGCCGATGCTGGTCGATCTGCTCAGTGTGCAGGCGCAAATCGATGGTCAGACCGATGCCAAGGCCATCGTTGACCAGGCCAGCGCGGGTGCCGACATGTTCGCCGGCATGGCTGTCGGTTCGCAGCTGGCGACCCTGGATGGCACCAACGTTGTCACCAAGCTGCATTACGCCGCCAATCAGGTGGAATTCAACGGCCAGAAGATGACCGTCGAGCAGTTCGTGGGCTTCCTGATGAGCAAGTTCGGCAGTATCGAACAGCCTCAGTAA
- a CDS encoding DUF2789 domain-containing protein, translating into MENPTHSLPSLFKQLGLDNDPVSIDQFIATHSPLKPELHLCDAFFWSKSQADFLRDEILDDADWAEVVDQLDVMLRKGRG; encoded by the coding sequence ATGGAAAACCCGACGCACAGCCTCCCATCCTTGTTCAAGCAACTCGGCCTGGACAACGACCCGGTCAGCATCGACCAGTTCATCGCCACCCATTCCCCGCTCAAACCGGAACTGCACCTGTGCGACGCGTTTTTCTGGAGCAAGAGCCAGGCGGATTTCCTGCGGGACGAAATTCTCGATGATGCGGATTGGGCGGAGGTGGTGGATCAGTTGGATGTGATGTTGAGGAAGGGGCGGGGGTGA
- a CDS encoding efflux transporter outer membrane subunit: MSRALMIAGLGMMLSACSMVGPDYHVPEDAAIQRKDFQGDLAVAGKPVVSAPVPADWWRLYQDPRLDQLVQQAMASNTDLRVAAANLSRARAQVDEAEAAGGWSGGVKMGAQRLQESGEAFLLPEKVPVANIGDIGISASYQFDLWGTLQRGIEAAKANADATQAAADTARITLVADVVRAYTQVCAANEEREIAQHSLDLQSQSTTLIQRLRDAGRGDETQVTRSQTQFKSLRADMPRYEAARQAGLFRLSMLLAKPVDQLPAGTATCAELPKIAQLVPVGDGAALLKRRPDIRQAERRLAAATAGIGIATGELYPDISFGATIGTVGILDNLGKPSTNRWGFGPSLSWSVPTNGARARIREAEATTQGALAHFDGVVLNAIRETQTGLSQYSALLQRRDALADAEQSAKLAADQTHRFFQAGRESFLADLQATRTYTDVTAQLAAANTQVAMSQIDLFLALGGGWESGRTQASSASKP, translated from the coding sequence ATGAGCAGGGCCCTGATGATCGCCGGTTTGGGCATGATGCTGTCGGCCTGCTCGATGGTCGGGCCGGATTATCACGTGCCCGAAGACGCGGCGATCCAGCGCAAGGATTTCCAGGGCGACCTGGCGGTGGCCGGCAAACCGGTGGTGTCGGCCCCGGTGCCGGCGGACTGGTGGCGGCTGTATCAGGATCCGCGTCTGGATCAACTGGTGCAGCAGGCCATGGCCTCCAACACCGATCTGAGGGTGGCGGCGGCGAACCTGTCGCGGGCCCGTGCGCAGGTCGATGAAGCCGAAGCGGCCGGTGGCTGGAGCGGCGGCGTGAAGATGGGTGCGCAACGCTTGCAGGAATCCGGCGAAGCGTTCCTGCTGCCGGAGAAAGTGCCGGTGGCCAACATCGGCGATATCGGTATCAGCGCGTCCTACCAGTTCGACCTGTGGGGCACGCTGCAACGTGGGATCGAAGCGGCCAAAGCCAACGCCGATGCGACTCAGGCCGCTGCCGACACGGCGCGCATCACCCTGGTCGCCGACGTGGTGCGGGCCTACACCCAGGTCTGCGCGGCGAACGAGGAACGGGAAATCGCCCAGCATTCTCTCGACCTGCAATCCCAGAGCACCACCCTGATCCAGCGCCTGCGCGATGCTGGCCGTGGCGACGAAACCCAGGTCACCCGTTCGCAGACCCAGTTCAAATCCTTGCGCGCCGACATGCCGCGTTATGAGGCGGCGCGTCAGGCCGGGTTGTTCCGGCTGTCGATGCTGCTGGCCAAGCCTGTCGATCAACTGCCGGCCGGCACCGCGACCTGCGCGGAGCTGCCGAAAATCGCCCAACTGGTGCCAGTCGGTGACGGCGCCGCGCTGCTCAAGCGTCGGCCGGACATCCGCCAGGCCGAGCGGCGTCTGGCGGCCGCGACTGCCGGGATCGGCATCGCCACCGGCGAGCTGTACCCGGACATCAGTTTCGGCGCGACCATCGGCACCGTCGGCATTCTCGACAACCTTGGCAAACCGTCCACCAACCGCTGGGGCTTCGGCCCGTCGCTGAGCTGGAGTGTGCCGACCAACGGCGCCCGGGCCCGCATCCGCGAAGCCGAAGCCACGACCCAGGGCGCACTGGCGCATTTCGACGGTGTAGTGCTGAATGCCATCCGCGAAACCCAGACCGGCCTGTCCCAGTATTCCGCACTGCTGCAACGCCGCGATGCGCTGGCCGATGCCGAGCAGTCGGCGAAACTGGCGGCGGACCAGACGCATCGCTTCTTCCAGGCCGGCCGCGAGTCGTTCCTCGCCGATCTGCAAGCCACCCGCACCTACACCGACGTCACCGCGCAACTGGCCGCCGCCAACACCCAGGTTGCCATGAGCCAGATCGATTTGTTCCTCGCCCTGGGCGGCGGTTGGGAAAGCGGACGAACGCAAGCCTCGAGCGCCAGCAAACCCTGA
- a CDS encoding DUF1656 domain-containing protein, protein MIGDLDISGIFLPTLLVLMGITYVLFVLVHGVLTRLHFYRLVWHRALFNVALYAVMLYGVDSLSRYLMT, encoded by the coding sequence ATGATCGGTGATCTGGATATCAGCGGCATTTTCCTGCCGACCCTGCTGGTGTTGATGGGCATCACTTATGTGCTGTTTGTGTTGGTACACGGCGTGCTCACACGCCTGCATTTCTACCGTCTGGTCTGGCACCGGGCATTGTTCAACGTGGCTCTCTACGCCGTGATGCTGTACGGCGTGGATTCACTCAGTCGATACCTGATGACATGA
- a CDS encoding HlyD family secretion protein: MKKPFLTLGRVVLTLLIVTFAVVVVWRMVMYYMFAPWTRDGHIRADIVQIAPDVSGLIQQVEVKDNQLVKRGQVLFSIDQDRFKLALRQAKAAVADREETLAQAQREAKRNRGLGNLVPTEQLEESLSKVARAQSALAEALVAVDSAQLNLDRSVIRSPVDGYVNDRAPRSQEFVTAGRPVLSVVDSNSFHIDGYFEETKLDGIHVGQSVDIRVIGDRARLRGHVESIVAGIEDRDRSSGSNLLPNVNPAFSWVRLAQRIPVRIAFDDVPDDFRMIAGRTATVSIIDDQPQEPAK; encoded by the coding sequence ATGAAAAAACCGTTTCTGACCCTCGGTCGCGTTGTCCTGACGCTGCTGATCGTGACTTTCGCCGTCGTCGTGGTCTGGCGCATGGTGATGTATTACATGTTCGCGCCCTGGACCCGCGACGGCCACATTCGCGCCGACATCGTGCAGATCGCCCCGGACGTGTCCGGGCTGATCCAGCAGGTCGAAGTGAAGGACAACCAGTTGGTGAAACGCGGCCAGGTGCTGTTCAGCATCGACCAGGACCGTTTCAAACTGGCGCTGCGCCAGGCTAAGGCCGCGGTAGCCGATCGCGAAGAAACCCTGGCTCAGGCGCAGCGTGAAGCCAAGCGTAACCGTGGTCTGGGCAATCTGGTGCCGACAGAACAGTTGGAAGAAAGCCTGTCGAAAGTGGCCCGAGCGCAATCGGCCCTGGCCGAAGCGCTGGTGGCGGTGGACAGCGCTCAGCTCAACCTCGACCGCTCGGTGATCCGCAGTCCGGTGGACGGCTACGTCAACGACCGTGCGCCGCGTTCGCAGGAGTTCGTCACCGCCGGGCGTCCGGTGTTGTCGGTGGTCGACAGCAATTCGTTCCACATCGACGGCTATTTCGAAGAGACCAAACTCGACGGCATCCATGTCGGGCAGTCGGTGGATATCCGCGTGATCGGCGACCGCGCCCGCCTGCGCGGGCATGTCGAAAGCATCGTCGCCGGTATCGAAGACCGTGACCGTTCGAGCGGCAGCAACCTGCTGCCCAACGTCAACCCGGCGTTCAGCTGGGTGCGCCTGGCGCAACGGATTCCGGTGCGCATTGCCTTCGACGACGTGCCGGATGACTTCCGCATGATCGCCGGGCGTACCGCGACCGTGTCGATCATCGACGATCAACCGCAGGAGCCCGCGAAATGA
- a CDS encoding type II toxin-antitoxin system Phd/YefM family antitoxin, which produces MQSVLADMAVSVSELKKNPSAVLNGAHGGAVAVLNHNRVMGYMVPADVYEAMMERLDDLELAEIVRSRSHETPIPVSLDDL; this is translated from the coding sequence ATGCAAAGTGTTCTGGCCGATATGGCTGTCAGTGTTTCTGAACTGAAGAAAAACCCCTCCGCAGTGCTAAACGGCGCGCACGGAGGAGCAGTTGCTGTCCTGAATCACAACCGGGTCATGGGCTACATGGTGCCGGCTGACGTTTACGAAGCCATGATGGAGCGGCTCGATGATCTCGAGTTGGCAGAAATCGTTCGTTCTCGCAGTCACGAGACTCCCATACCGGTAAGCCTGGATGACCTATAA
- a CDS encoding NfeD family protein: MNIRCCALALLLLSGSVIAADNPFTAASPVGLWLITLGITFLIAEAALPNYGVIGLGGIVMFVIGALILSNAELPVPMMIGLGLVSALLLIALLIRALKTRPRHPVSGDAGLLGSVTAVTVVQPEDSRNGWVQLQGERWQVLSATPLHTGQQVRVVGRKGLLLQVAATDAAPLGE; the protein is encoded by the coding sequence GTGAACATTCGTTGCTGTGCGCTTGCCCTGTTGCTGCTGAGTGGATCGGTGATTGCGGCGGACAACCCGTTTACCGCCGCCAGCCCGGTCGGTCTGTGGCTGATCACCTTGGGCATCACGTTTCTGATCGCCGAAGCCGCGCTGCCCAACTACGGGGTAATCGGCCTCGGCGGCATCGTCATGTTCGTGATTGGCGCGCTGATCCTGAGCAACGCCGAACTGCCGGTACCGATGATGATCGGCCTCGGGCTGGTCAGTGCACTGTTGCTGATCGCACTGTTGATCCGCGCCCTGAAAACCCGACCGCGCCACCCGGTCAGCGGCGATGCCGGCCTGCTCGGCAGTGTCACGGCGGTGACCGTGGTGCAACCGGAAGACAGCCGCAACGGCTGGGTGCAGTTGCAGGGAGAACGCTGGCAGGTGCTGAGCGCCACGCCGCTGCACACCGGGCAACAGGTGCGGGTGGTCGGGCGCAAGGGTCTGTTGCTGCAAGTGGCCGCGACTGACGCGGCACCGCTCGGAGAGTGA
- a CDS encoding FUSC family protein — MNGFFSGMPPARDWFYGVRTFAASMTALYIALLMQMPRPYWAMATVYIVSSPFLGPTSSKALYRAIGTFLGAAAAVLFVPMFVQSPYVLVVVIALWTGILLFLSLHLRTANNYALMLAGYTLPLIALPVVDNPLAVWDVAESRTEEIFLGIAVAAVVGAMFWPRRLAPVFNDAVGKWFADATTYSLKFLSRDVQPEEVAALRMAMVGSFNSLELMIGQLPHEGARPQTVRNTKELRGRMIHLLPVIDALEDSLYALERRTPELVEKFAPLLTATREWLGHKDADLERWQALRDQLEALQPSAEALEDRKQLLFSNALYRLGEFIDLWQDCRSLQDAILCERQDSWRAVYRHWRLGRLTPFIDRGLMLYSVASTILAIIVASVLWILLGWTDGGSAVILAAVSCSFFASMDDPAPQIYRFFFWTGMSVLFASLYLFLVLPNLHDFPMLVLAFAVPFICVGTLTVQPRFYLGMLLTLVNTSSFISISGAYDADFFAFVNSNLAGPIGLLFAFIWTLIARPFGAELAAKRLTRFSWKDIVSMTEPANLAEHRQLGVQLLDRLMQHLPRLALTGQDTGIAMREVRVGLNLLDLLAYTPRVTGAPNALLKQVVAEVGEYFRACLKAGERLPAPSALLMTMDRTRRALNGHGDEETRLNLLHALSGLRLALLPGVEFVSNAEPEEPLPEGAPL, encoded by the coding sequence GTGAACGGGTTCTTTTCCGGCATGCCCCCCGCGCGGGACTGGTTCTACGGGGTCCGCACGTTCGCGGCCTCGATGACCGCGCTGTACATCGCCTTGCTCATGCAGATGCCTCGTCCGTACTGGGCGATGGCCACGGTGTACATCGTTTCCAGTCCGTTCCTTGGCCCGACCAGTTCCAAGGCGCTGTATCGCGCGATCGGCACGTTTCTCGGTGCAGCGGCGGCGGTGCTGTTCGTGCCGATGTTCGTCCAGAGCCCTTATGTGCTGGTGGTGGTCATCGCCTTGTGGACGGGGATTTTGTTGTTCCTGTCCCTGCACCTGCGCACCGCCAACAACTACGCGCTGATGCTGGCAGGCTACACCTTGCCGCTGATCGCCCTGCCGGTGGTGGATAACCCGCTGGCGGTGTGGGACGTGGCCGAGTCGCGGACCGAGGAAATCTTTCTCGGCATCGCCGTGGCGGCGGTGGTCGGCGCGATGTTCTGGCCACGACGTCTGGCACCGGTGTTCAACGATGCCGTGGGCAAGTGGTTCGCCGACGCCACAACTTACAGTCTGAAATTCCTCAGCCGCGACGTGCAGCCCGAAGAGGTCGCAGCCCTGCGCATGGCGATGGTCGGCAGTTTCAACAGCCTGGAATTGATGATCGGTCAGTTGCCGCACGAAGGTGCGCGGCCGCAAACCGTACGCAACACCAAGGAACTGCGCGGCCGGATGATCCACCTGTTGCCGGTGATCGATGCCCTTGAAGATTCACTTTACGCCCTCGAACGGCGCACGCCGGAGCTGGTGGAAAAATTCGCCCCGCTGCTCACCGCGACTCGCGAATGGCTCGGCCACAAAGACGCCGATCTGGAGCGCTGGCAAGCCCTGCGGGATCAGCTCGAAGCGCTGCAACCGAGCGCCGAAGCCCTGGAAGATCGCAAACAGTTGCTGTTTTCCAACGCGCTGTACCGCCTCGGTGAATTCATTGATCTGTGGCAGGACTGCCGCAGTCTGCAGGACGCAATCCTGTGCGAGCGCCAGGACAGCTGGCGCGCGGTCTATCGCCACTGGCGCCTCGGTCGCCTGACGCCATTCATCGACCGTGGGCTGATGCTGTATTCGGTGGCCTCGACCATTCTGGCGATCATCGTTGCCTCGGTGTTGTGGATCCTGCTCGGCTGGACCGACGGCGGCAGCGCGGTGATTCTGGCGGCGGTCTCGTGCAGCTTCTTCGCCTCGATGGACGACCCGGCGCCGCAGATCTACCGGTTCTTTTTCTGGACCGGGATGTCGGTGCTGTTTGCCAGTCTGTACCTGTTTCTGGTGCTGCCGAACCTGCATGACTTTCCGATGCTGGTGCTGGCGTTCGCGGTGCCGTTCATCTGTGTCGGCACCCTGACGGTGCAGCCACGCTTCTACCTCGGCATGCTGCTGACGCTGGTCAACACCTCGTCGTTCATCAGCATTTCCGGTGCTTACGACGCGGACTTCTTTGCCTTCGTCAATTCCAACCTGGCGGGCCCGATCGGGTTGTTGTTCGCGTTTATCTGGACCCTGATCGCCCGGCCGTTCGGCGCCGAGCTGGCGGCCAAGCGCCTGACCCGTTTCAGCTGGAAAGACATCGTCAGCATGACCGAACCGGCCAACCTCGCCGAACACCGACAGCTTGGCGTGCAACTGCTCGACCGCCTGATGCAGCACCTGCCGCGTCTGGCCCTGACCGGCCAAGACACCGGCATCGCTATGCGCGAAGTGCGCGTGGGGCTGAACCTGCTCGACCTGCTCGCCTACACACCGCGAGTGACAGGCGCGCCCAACGCGTTGCTCAAGCAAGTGGTGGCAGAGGTCGGCGAGTATTTCCGGGCCTGCCTCAAGGCCGGCGAACGCCTGCCGGCGCCGAGCGCCCTGCTGATGACCATGGATCGCACCCGCCGCGCGCTCAACGGCCACGGCGATGAAGAAACCCGGCTCAACCTGTTGCATGCCTTGAGCGGTTTGCGCCTGGCGCTGTTGCCCGGTGTGGAATTCGTTTCCAACGCAGAGCCCGAAGAACCGCTGCCCGAAGGAGCGCCCCTATGA
- a CDS encoding aminoacyl-tRNA deacylase, with the protein MRMAKKVQSSLNRAQCEYDIVTHPHSSSSLETARVSGIAAERVAKSVILDDRHGHYLMAVLPASRHLDLSKVRSSGEWQITPESNLAHIFDDCERGAVPPLGDSYGLDMVIDPLLTRQKDIYLEAGNHNNLLHMSMPEFLKMVPHAQVRELSQ; encoded by the coding sequence ATGCGTATGGCCAAGAAAGTGCAGAGCAGCCTCAACCGGGCGCAATGCGAATATGACATCGTCACCCACCCGCACTCGTCCAGCAGCCTGGAAACGGCGCGGGTCTCCGGGATTGCCGCAGAGCGGGTGGCCAAATCGGTGATCCTGGACGACCGTCACGGGCACTACCTGATGGCGGTGCTGCCCGCCAGCCGCCACCTGGACTTGAGCAAGGTGCGCAGCAGCGGCGAATGGCAGATCACCCCCGAAAGCAATCTGGCGCACATTTTCGACGACTGCGAACGCGGTGCCGTACCGCCACTGGGCGATTCCTACGGCCTGGACATGGTCATCGACCCGCTGCTGACCCGGCAGAAAGACATCTACCTGGAAGCCGGCAACCACAACAACCTGCTGCACATGAGCATGCCCGAGTTCCTGAAAATGGTGCCGCATGCGCAGGTGCGGGAGTTGAGTCAGTAG